In Candidatus Epulonipiscium viviparus, one DNA window encodes the following:
- the arsB gene encoding ACR3 family arsenite efflux transporter, which translates to MTKESTSSGIGFFEKYLTVWVILCMAIGILIGKYIPAVPSFLDKFEYANVSIPIAILIWLMIYPMMMKVDFVSVKNVGKNPKGLFVTWVTNWLIKPFTMFGISWVFFYVIFKGLIPADLAQDYLAGAVLLGAAPCTAMVFVWSHLTKGDPAYTVVQVATNDLIILIAFTPIVAFLLGVGGVSVPWDTLLLSVVLFVVIPLIGGVATRVAVVKKHGLDYFQNEFLAKFSNVTIIGLLLTLILLFSLQGEVILQNPLHILLIAVPLIIQTFLIFFIAYYASKGLKLPHQIAAPAGMIGASNFFELAVAVAISLFGADSPVALATVVGVLVEVPVMLILVKIANKTTHWFPEK; encoded by the coding sequence ATGACAAAAGAATCAACAAGTTCGGGGATTGGATTTTTCGAAAAATATTTAACTGTATGGGTCATCTTATGCATGGCTATCGGTATTTTAATTGGTAAGTACATACCTGCTGTTCCAAGTTTTCTCGACAAATTTGAATATGCCAACGTTTCTATTCCTATTGCTATACTCATATGGTTGATGATTTACCCTATGATGATGAAGGTTGATTTTGTTAGTGTCAAAAATGTAGGCAAAAATCCAAAAGGTCTTTTCGTTACATGGGTTACAAATTGGCTAATCAAGCCTTTTACAATGTTCGGCATTTCTTGGGTATTTTTCTATGTTATATTTAAGGGGCTCATCCCTGCAGATCTAGCGCAAGACTATTTGGCTGGTGCAGTATTGCTCGGCGCTGCACCTTGTACTGCAATGGTATTTGTATGGAGCCACCTAACTAAGGGAGATCCTGCATATACAGTAGTTCAAGTGGCAACCAACGACTTAATTATCCTTATAGCATTTACGCCAATCGTTGCCTTTCTATTGGGAGTTGGCGGAGTGAGCGTTCCTTGGGATACTCTACTTTTATCTGTTGTATTATTTGTGGTGATTCCATTAATTGGCGGCGTTGCGACCAGAGTTGCTGTTGTAAAAAAACACGGCTTAGACTATTTTCAAAATGAATTTTTGGCAAAGTTTTCAAACGTTACCATCATCGGATTATTACTTACTTTGATCCTTCTCTTTTCATTACAAGGCGAAGTGATTTTGCAAAACCCATTGCATATTTTATTAATAGCAGTGCCGCTAATCATTCAAACATTCCTCATCTTCTTTATCGCCTACTACGCATCAAAAGGATTAAAACTTCCGCATCAAATAGCCGCACCTGCAGGAATGATTGGAGCTTCCAACTTCTTTGAACTCGCTGTCGCTGTTGCCATCTCATTATTTGGTGCCGACAGTCCTGTCGCGTTAGCCACAGTGGTGGGCGTGCTGGTCGAAGTTCCTGTTATGCTAATCTTAGTCAAAATAGCAAATAAGACTACACACTGGTTTCCAGAAAAATAA
- a CDS encoding thioredoxin family protein, whose protein sequence is MAFKDLFKFFTNKQKTQKTEETEEMAMCSCGNMCKASDIEAEKAKQAACCDTSTEDLAQAQASHGEGASVKVLGSGCQKCNDLEAATAAALESLGMDTTIEHVRDFAQISSYGVMSTPALVVDGKVVSYGKVLQTAEVTEILKKARA, encoded by the coding sequence ATGGCATTCAAAGACTTATTTAAATTTTTTACCAATAAACAAAAAACACAAAAAACAGAAGAAACAGAAGAAATGGCAATGTGCTCATGCGGAAATATGTGTAAAGCATCTGATATCGAAGCCGAGAAAGCAAAACAAGCGGCTTGCTGCGACACAAGCACAGAGGACTTGGCTCAGGCTCAAGCATCTCACGGCGAAGGCGCCTCAGTGAAGGTGCTCGGCTCTGGCTGCCAAAAATGCAACGACCTCGAAGCCGCTACAGCAGCTGCTCTGGAAAGTCTTGGAATGGACACCACTATCGAGCACGTTAGAGACTTTGCGCAAATTTCTAGCTATGGCGTTATGTCTACCCCGGCACTCGTTGTTGACGGCAAAGTGGTATCATACGGCAAGGTATTACAGACAGCTGAAGTTACAGAAATTCTTAAAAAAGCTAGAGCATAA
- a CDS encoding cytochrome c biogenesis protein CcdA: MDTILNSISTIISENFWIAPFLAFIAGVLTSFTPCSLSSVPLVVGYVGGTGRSTSKAFKLSLTFAVGQAITFTLLGFTATLAGSIIGTSSRWWYMGLGVLMLLMALQTWGIYEIIPSSYLVSKSTKKGYAGALIAGILAGVFSSPCSTPVLIALLAIVAGSGNMAWGLMLLLLYSIGHGFLAVISGTSIGFVQKLSRNPKYGTISNILKIMMGTLICLIGFYMFYLAF, encoded by the coding sequence ATGGACACAATACTAAACTCAATTTCTACTATTATAAGCGAAAACTTTTGGATAGCACCATTTCTAGCTTTTATTGCTGGAGTTTTAACTTCGTTTACACCGTGTTCTCTATCTAGCGTACCTCTAGTTGTTGGGTATGTTGGAGGCACTGGTCGATCTACTTCTAAAGCTTTCAAATTGTCTCTAACATTTGCAGTAGGGCAAGCAATTACGTTTACCCTGCTTGGATTTACCGCTACTTTGGCCGGAAGTATAATAGGCACATCATCTCGATGGTGGTATATGGGCCTCGGAGTTCTTATGCTACTCATGGCATTGCAAACCTGGGGAATATACGAGATTATTCCTTCTAGCTATCTGGTATCCAAGAGCACAAAAAAAGGATATGCTGGAGCGCTAATTGCAGGAATACTTGCTGGGGTATTTTCATCGCCTTGCTCGACACCAGTTTTAATCGCCTTGCTTGCCATTGTTGCGGGCTCTGGCAATATGGCGTGGGGCCTAATGCTATTATTACTTTATTCGATAGGCCACGGCTTTTTAGCAGTCATTAGCGGAACTTCTATTGGGTTTGTACAAAAACTTTCTCGCAACCCAAAATACGGTACGATCAGTAATATTTTAAAAATAATGATGGGAACACTGATTTGCTTAATCGGTTTTTATATGTTCTATTTGGCGTTTTAA
- a CDS encoding thioredoxin family protein, translating to MNKKILQIIVPIAMVGVVACIWYTQDQTEKASIAKQESIVYESPDFSLHTSNVDLEKLTIHNLPIIIDFGADECAPCKAMAPVLDKVNADMQGKAIIKFVDVWKYPKGAYGFPIQVIPTQLIFNADGTPYVPSEDVAAILKFDNYANKTTKDHMYTVHVGGLTEEQMRAILSDMGVS from the coding sequence ATGAATAAAAAAATACTTCAGATTATTGTACCCATCGCCATGGTTGGTGTTGTTGCATGTATATGGTATACGCAAGATCAGACCGAAAAAGCTTCAATCGCTAAGCAAGAATCCATCGTCTATGAATCTCCAGATTTTAGCCTACACACTAGCAATGTGGATCTCGAAAAATTGACAATCCATAATTTGCCAATTATAATAGATTTTGGAGCAGACGAATGCGCACCTTGCAAAGCTATGGCACCTGTACTAGATAAAGTCAATGCTGATATGCAAGGAAAAGCCATCATAAAATTCGTTGATGTATGGAAATATCCTAAAGGAGCGTACGGATTTCCTATACAGGTTATTCCAACTCAGCTTATTTTTAACGCAGATGGAACTCCATATGTACCGAGCGAGGACGTTGCGGCTATATTGAAATTTGATAACTACGCAAACAAAACTACCAAAGATCATATGTATACTGTTCACGTAGGAGGATTAACCGAAGAACAAATGCGCGCAATCTTAAGCGACATGGGGGTTTCATAA
- a CDS encoding permease, translating into MWDFIQNQILGMHWLNDIVGTLLTATGLDITSKLGGSLQFFIYDVLKITVLLCVLIFIISYIQSYFPPERSKRILSKFKGISANIVSALLGTVTPFCSCSSIPLFMGFTSAGLPIGVTFSFLISSPMVDLGSLVLLMSIFGTKVAIVYVVVGLIIAVVGGTLLDKMGMAKHVESFILTANNIDIDSPNLTKHERVQYAKEQMRSTFKKVFPYILIGVGIGAIIHNWIPQNIIETVLGSDNPFGVILATLVGIPMYADIFGTIPIAEALLTKGAQLGTILAFMMAVTTLSLPSMIMLRKAVKPKLLWSFISICAGGIILVGYLFNLLQPFLV; encoded by the coding sequence ATGTGGGATTTTATTCAAAACCAGATCTTGGGGATGCATTGGTTAAATGATATCGTAGGCACTCTGCTTACCGCCACAGGCCTAGATATTACCTCAAAACTCGGAGGCAGCTTGCAGTTTTTTATATACGATGTATTAAAAATTACAGTTTTACTTTGCGTATTAATTTTCATCATCTCGTATATACAAAGTTATTTTCCACCGGAGCGCAGTAAGCGAATCTTAAGCAAATTTAAAGGCATCAGCGCCAATATCGTATCGGCTTTGCTCGGCACTGTCACACCGTTTTGCTCTTGCTCATCGATTCCATTATTTATGGGCTTTACAAGTGCGGGGCTACCCATCGGCGTTACGTTTTCATTTTTGATATCGTCGCCAATGGTAGACCTTGGAAGCTTGGTCTTACTTATGAGCATTTTTGGCACCAAAGTTGCTATTGTATATGTCGTTGTCGGTCTTATTATTGCAGTAGTTGGTGGCACTCTCCTCGACAAAATGGGAATGGCCAAACACGTCGAATCGTTTATTTTAACAGCAAACAATATAGATATCGATTCTCCAAATTTAACAAAGCACGAAAGAGTTCAGTATGCCAAAGAGCAAATGAGATCTACATTTAAAAAAGTTTTTCCATATATACTAATAGGCGTTGGCATCGGTGCCATAATTCACAATTGGATTCCGCAAAATATTATCGAAACCGTTCTAGGCAGTGATAATCCATTTGGCGTTATTCTTGCTACATTGGTGGGGATTCCAATGTATGCCGATATCTTTGGTACCATTCCCATTGCCGAAGCATTACTTACCAAGGGGGCACAACTTGGAACTATACTTGCATTTATGATGGCCGTTACAACACTCAGCTTGCCTTCTATGATTATGCTACGCAAAGCTGTAAAGCCAAAACTACTTTGGTCCTTTATCTCAATCTGTGCCGGTGGTATAATACTTGTTGGCTATTTATTTAATTTGTTGCAACCATTTTTAGTTTAG
- a CDS encoding ArsR/SmtB family transcription factor, with amino-acid sequence MPLTNAQTAKIFKALCDENRVAILQLLQSGSKCACDIADHLNLAQSKLSYHMKILCESGFVECWYVGKWTHYKISIEGSLAAITILQALTTIDTDNVASSCESVL; translated from the coding sequence ATTCCCTTGACCAATGCTCAGACCGCAAAAATATTTAAAGCTCTTTGCGATGAAAACAGAGTAGCCATACTACAACTTCTTCAATCTGGTAGTAAATGTGCCTGCGACATTGCCGATCACCTAAATTTGGCTCAGTCTAAGCTTTCTTATCATATGAAAATTCTATGCGAAAGCGGCTTTGTAGAATGTTGGTACGTTGGAAAATGGACACACTACAAGATCAGCATCGAAGGTAGTCTCGCTGCAATCACAATTTTACAAGCACTAACAACGATAGATACAGATAACGTAGCTAGTTCTTGTGAATCAGTTCTCTAA
- a CDS encoding ABC transporter substrate-binding protein, which produces MKMRNIRLCGLLTLATLVATACVGCVEEASANSEAVKTEAEATETAKVTDATETEVTYPTGTYNFKFADSQTRHAFMAAAEEYLLTTQTGGIPLFTSDAYGLYSSRIQLPVDEYVPVLEFGEVSDIAFAADDSTILMEDGKPGKIGEYTYRTTSLTNPQTWNQWRYEGALDIDYIKNYIDSLYRFEFNSDKTSYEINPSMADGAPIPINPKTLPSGKQIAKTWQIKIKDLEWVFNENTDMSMVKDTKINAIDFYDTFKLALENRWLKAVSGGGDFCSTELGILNAQEFVDETADWEDVGIKLIDENTLELTYVEDQSEWNVKYALSAFALSPIHTEMYAALGDQYGTNEVTTAYHGPFYPDYYESDKVVRMKKNEKFHSADKYMATGQTITIIADAEMAFEEFKAGKLDYNTLPTTQYEEFKNHPGLKTVPGAAVYRIAINGFGTQEEQLKTFPDVTWIPEPILANADFKKAMYLALDRKKLAKDIMKTVEPSMYLLSDAYIVEPEEGVPFRDTKWGKEVGKTLSPSTHGYNLDAAKALFEKALDTLVADGVYKNGDEIKIEFYIFSGLETQALMGDYVKTAFEEAFNSEKHNIKVIVEPEPKDIYNDHRQTGEFDLSISVLGGSKLNAASYLEVFIDDNRADMTLNWGINTSDANIPVTYVEEDGEVVTQMWSFNAISSVLNAETEIFEGTEVRK; this is translated from the coding sequence ATGAAAATGAGAAATATACGTTTATGTGGTCTTTTAACATTGGCAACATTAGTGGCAACAGCTTGTGTGGGATGCGTAGAAGAGGCGAGTGCGAATTCGGAGGCAGTAAAAACTGAGGCAGAGGCTACAGAAACTGCAAAAGTTACAGATGCGACAGAAACAGAAGTGACATATCCAACAGGTACATATAACTTTAAGTTTGCAGATTCACAGACGAGACATGCCTTTATGGCCGCAGCAGAAGAATATTTGCTAACGACTCAGACAGGTGGAATCCCCTTGTTTACGAGCGATGCATATGGATTATATTCTAGCCGAATTCAATTGCCTGTGGATGAATATGTTCCGGTCTTAGAATTTGGAGAGGTGAGTGATATCGCTTTTGCTGCAGATGACTCGACGATATTGATGGAAGACGGAAAGCCAGGTAAGATAGGAGAGTATACGTATAGAACAACATCTCTGACCAATCCTCAAACCTGGAATCAGTGGCGATACGAAGGAGCTTTAGATATAGATTATATAAAAAATTATATAGATTCGTTGTATAGATTTGAGTTTAATTCAGATAAAACAAGCTATGAAATAAATCCATCTATGGCCGACGGAGCGCCGATTCCGATTAACCCAAAAACTTTGCCAAGCGGTAAACAGATAGCGAAAACGTGGCAAATCAAAATTAAGGATTTGGAGTGGGTCTTTAATGAAAACACAGATATGTCCATGGTAAAAGATACCAAAATTAATGCTATAGACTTTTATGATACATTCAAACTGGCACTCGAAAATAGATGGCTAAAAGCTGTCAGTGGCGGCGGAGACTTTTGCTCAACAGAACTAGGAATTTTGAATGCGCAAGAATTTGTAGACGAAACGGCTGATTGGGAGGATGTTGGAATTAAGCTAATTGATGAAAATACGCTAGAGCTAACATATGTAGAAGATCAGTCTGAGTGGAATGTGAAATACGCGCTATCGGCGTTTGCGTTATCACCAATTCATACCGAAATGTATGCCGCATTGGGTGATCAGTACGGTACTAATGAAGTTACAACGGCGTATCACGGACCTTTTTATCCAGACTATTATGAGAGCGATAAAGTGGTGAGAATGAAGAAGAACGAAAAGTTTCATAGCGCAGATAAATATATGGCAACAGGACAAACGATCACCATCATTGCAGATGCGGAGATGGCATTCGAAGAGTTTAAGGCTGGGAAGCTAGATTACAATACGTTGCCGACAACGCAGTATGAGGAGTTTAAGAATCATCCGGGGTTGAAAACGGTTCCGGGAGCTGCTGTATATAGAATTGCAATTAATGGATTTGGAACGCAAGAAGAACAGCTAAAGACGTTTCCTGATGTAACGTGGATACCGGAGCCTATTCTTGCCAATGCGGATTTTAAGAAAGCGATGTATTTGGCGTTGGATAGAAAAAAGCTCGCAAAAGATATTATGAAAACTGTGGAACCGTCTATGTATTTACTATCTGATGCATATATTGTGGAGCCAGAAGAAGGCGTTCCGTTTCGCGATACTAAGTGGGGTAAAGAGGTGGGCAAAACGCTTTCGCCATCAACTCATGGATACAACTTAGATGCAGCGAAGGCGTTGTTTGAAAAAGCGCTCGATACATTGGTAGCAGATGGCGTATATAAAAATGGCGATGAGATTAAAATTGAGTTTTACATTTTTAGTGGCTTAGAAACACAGGCGCTCATGGGAGATTATGTAAAAACAGCGTTTGAAGAAGCGTTTAACAGTGAGAAGCATAACATCAAAGTAATTGTGGAGCCGGAGCCAAAAGACATCTACAATGATCATAGACAAACTGGAGAATTTGATCTATCGATTAGCGTGTTGGGTGGATCAAAATTGAACGCGGCATCATATTTGGAGGTATTTATAGATGACAACCGCGCTGATATGACATTAAACTGGGGCATCAACACCAGCGACGCCAATATTCCTGTCACATATGTAGAAGAGGATGGCGAGGTAGTAACGCAGATGTGGTCGTTCAATGCTATAAGCTCGGTGCTAAATGCGGAGACAGAAATTTTTGAGGGGACAGAAGTACGGAAGTAG
- a CDS encoding ABC transporter substrate-binding protein: MKIRNLRLRGAVVLAMMTTVAGVGCATSDATKVEVHVEAAEAAKVADATEVTEATEVTYPTGTYNFKFADSQTRHAFMAAAEEYLLTTQTGGIPLFTSDVYGLYSSRVQLPVDEYVPVMEFGDLSDITFAADDSTVLMEDGKPGKEGEYTYRIVYSSNPQTWNQWLYASFIDADYMVNYLDSLYKFEFNADKTSYELNPSMAAGAPIPINSKTLASGKEIAKTWQIKIKDLEWVFNEDTDMSMVKDTKINAIDVYDTFKLALENQWLRAVSGGGDFCSTEYGILNAQEFADGMVAWEEVGIKLIDANTLELTYVEEQSEWNVKYALSSFALSPIHTEMYAALGDQYGTNEVTTAYHGPFYPDYYESDKVVRMKKNEKFHSADKYMATGQTITIIADAEMAFEEFKVGKLDYRSLPATQYDEFKNHPGLKTTPGSAVYRVAINGFGTQEEQLKTFPDVTWMPEPILANADFKKAMYLVVDRNKLAKDIMKTVEPSMYLFPRAYFVEPEEGVPFRDTEWGKEVGKTLSPSSHGYNLDAAKALFEKALDTLVADGVYKNGDEIKIEFYFFSGSETQALLGDYFKTAFEEAFYSEKYDIKVTVDTMAKEIYANYFSTGEFDLALAALGGSKLNAASHLNVFTDDDRAGYTLNWGINTSDANIPVTYVEEDGEVVTQMWSFNAISSVLNAETEIFEGTEIRK; this comes from the coding sequence ATGAAAATCAGAAATTTGCGTTTACGCGGTGCTGTAGTATTGGCGATGATGACGACAGTGGCTGGTGTGGGGTGCGCAACTTCAGACGCAACAAAAGTGGAGGTGCATGTAGAGGCGGCAGAAGCTGCGAAAGTTGCAGATGCTACCGAAGTTACCGAAGCTACAGAAGTGACGTATCCAACGGGTACATATAACTTTAAGTTTGCAGATTCACAGACGAGGCATGCCTTTATGGCTGCAGCAGAAGAATATTTGCTAACTACTCAGACAGGCGGAATTCCCTTGTTTACGAGCGATGTATATGGATTATATTCTAGTCGTGTCCAATTGCCTGTTGATGAATATGTTCCGGTTATGGAATTTGGAGACTTAAGCGACATAACGTTTGCCGCAGATGACTCGACGGTATTGATGGAAGATGGAAAGCCGGGCAAAGAGGGAGAGTATACATATCGAATTGTGTATTCTTCAAATCCTCAAACATGGAATCAATGGTTATATGCCAGTTTTATAGATGCCGATTATATGGTCAACTACTTAGATTCTTTATACAAATTCGAATTTAATGCGGATAAAACAAGCTATGAGCTAAATCCATCTATGGCCGCCGGAGCGCCGATTCCGATTAACTCAAAAACTTTGGCAAGCGGTAAGGAGATAGCGAAAACGTGGCAAATCAAAATTAAGGATTTGGAGTGGGTATTTAATGAAGATACAGATATGTCTATGGTAAAAGATACCAAAATTAATGCTATAGACGTTTATGATACATTCAAATTAGCACTCGAAAATCAGTGGTTAAGAGCCGTGAGTGGTGGTGGAGATTTTTGCTCAACAGAATATGGAATTTTAAATGCGCAAGAGTTTGCAGATGGAATGGTGGCTTGGGAAGAGGTTGGGATTAAGTTAATCGATGCGAATACGTTGGAGTTAACATATGTAGAAGAGCAGTCTGAGTGGAATGTGAAGTATGCTTTATCATCGTTTGCGTTATCGCCAATTCATACCGAAATGTATGCCGCATTGGGTGACCAGTACGGGACTAATGAAGTGACAACGGCGTATCACGGACCCTTTTATCCAGACTATTATGAAAGCGATAAAGTGGTAAGAATGAAGAAGAACGAAAAATTTCATAGCGCAGATAAATATATGGCAACAGGGCAAACGATCACCATCATTGCAGATGCGGAGATGGCATTCGAAGAGTTTAAGGTCGGGAAGCTAGATTATCGATCGTTGCCAGCGACGCAGTATGACGAATTTAAAAATCACCCGGGGCTTAAGACAACGCCAGGATCTGCTGTATATAGAGTCGCAATTAATGGATTTGGAACGCAAGAAGAACAGCTAAAGACGTTTCCTGATGTAACGTGGATGCCGGAGCCTATTCTTGCCAATGCGGATTTTAAGAAAGCAATGTATTTGGTAGTGGATAGAAATAAACTCGCAAAAGACATTATGAAAACTGTTGAGCCGTCTATGTATTTATTTCCGCGGGCATATTTTGTGGAGCCAGAAGAAGGCGTTCCGTTTCGCGATACCGAGTGGGGCAAAGAGGTGGGCAAAACGCTTTCGCCATCATCTCATGGATACAACTTAGATGCAGCGAAGGCGTTGTTTGAAAAAGCACTCGATACATTAGTAGCAGATGGCGTATATAAAAATGGCGATGAGATTAAAATTGAGTTTTACTTTTTTAGCGGTTCAGAAACTCAGGCATTGCTAGGAGATTATTTTAAGACAGCATTTGAAGAAGCATTTTACAGCGAAAAATATGATATAAAAGTAACTGTCGATACTATGGCAAAAGAAATTTACGCTAACTATTTTTCAACGGGAGAATTTGATTTAGCGCTTGCCGCCTTGGGGGGATCTAAACTAAATGCGGCATCGCACTTAAATGTATTTACGGATGATGATCGCGCTGGATACACATTAAACTGGGGCATTAACACCAGCGATGCCAATATTCCTGTCACATATGTAGAAGAGGATGGCGAGGTCGTAACGCAGATGTGGTCGTTCAATGCTATAAGCTCGGTGCTAAATGCGGAGACAGAAATTTTTGAGGGGACAGAAATACGGAAATAA